A region from the Mercenaria mercenaria strain notata chromosome 7, MADL_Memer_1, whole genome shotgun sequence genome encodes:
- the LOC123549945 gene encoding putative nuclease HARBI1 yields MARRQFHERPDFINTLTNAELVDRYRLDRDGILYLHESLKDILDPATNRNNSVSSLHQILITLRYYATGGIQLNDADIHGISQPTVSRCISKVTDALCSPAFIRRHISFPVDQEEVRKVNAGFFGVAGFPHVIDVIDGTHIQIKAPVVEEASYVNRMGYHSINTQVVFDDTDRITDVVARWPGSTHDSRILRESALSTILEGGHVPGPHNYLLGDSGYPCKKWLLTPYLNPPAGSQTEYNKAHKRTRAKVERAIGQFKRRWGILHGEVRLTPEKACRVIMACAVLHNICRDRNIPFENGVPNLNNAPNNVYQGAQNGLQYRNIIAATYF; encoded by the exons ATGGCAAGACGTCAGTTTCATGAAAGGCCAGACTTCATTAACACTTTAACCAATGCTGAACTTGTTGACAGATACAGACTAGATAGAGATGGGATTTTGTATTTGCATGAAAGTTTGAAAGATATCTTAGATCCAGCAACAAACAGGAACAATAGTGTATCCTCATTACATCAGATTCTGATAACACTTAGATACTATGCAACTGGAGGTATCCAACTAAATGATGCGGATATCCATGGAATCTCTCAGCCAACAGTGTCAAGATGTATTAGTAAAGTTACTGATGCCCTGTGTTCACCTGCATTCATAAGGAGACACATATCTTTTCCAGTTGACCAAGAAGAAGTTAGGAAAGTAAATGCTGGTTTTTTTGGAGTTGCAGGTTTTCCACATGTAATTGATGTTATAGATGGCACTCACATTCAGATTAAGGCACCAGTTGTAGAGGAAGCTTCTTATGTTAATCGTATGGGTTACCATTCGATAAACACACAG GTTGTTTTTGATGACACTGATAGGATAACAGATGTGGTGGCAAGATGGCCTGGTTCTACTCACGACAGTAGAATCCTACGTGAGAGTGCCTTAAGCACAATACTTGAGGGTGGCCATGTTCCAGGGCCGCATAATTACTTGTTAGGAGACAGTGGGTATCCGTGCAAGAAGTGGCTGCTTACCCCCTATTTGAATCCACCAGCAGGATCCCAAACAGAATATAACAA GGCCCACAAGAGAACAAGAGCCAAAGTTGAGAGGGCCATTGGCCAGTTCAAAAGAAGATGGGGCATCTTGCATGGTGAGGTTCGTCTAACTCCTGAGAAGGCGTGCAG ggTCATAATGGCATGTGCAGTTTTACATAACATATGCAGGGACAGAAACATTCCATTTGAAAATGGGGTTCCAAATCTGAACAATGCTCCTAACAATGTTTACCAGGGTGCTCAAAATGGTCTCCAGTACCGCAACATTATAGCAGCTACATACTTCTAA